CGAGCTTACAAGTAGTTACAATAAAGCGCGCCCGGACTCGTGTTTGGCGTTTCGCCGAATCAACTATCTCAACCTGAGTGGTGTTCGCCGAGGCGCAGTCCCATCGCGGCACGAACGTTATCTGGAAAGATCCGGTTCAGTTCCTGCCGGATCGACTTGTGGCACCCGCAGGCCTGCGCGTCGAGGCCATGCAGGTCGGCGAGAATGATCGAGCTCCGGTGCTGGTGTATCAGTCCCATCTTCTGCAGCTCGCTTGCTGCGTCCGAGATGGTTTCCCGCCAGACCCCCAGCATTTGCGCCAGCATGTTGTGAGTGACCTTGATCTCCACGCTGCGGGATCGGTCGTAAGCCAGGATGAGCCAGCGGCACAACTGCTTCTTGAGAAGATGATGGCGGCTGCAAAACGAGACCTGAGCGATCTGTGCCGTCTGGAACTGGATGCAGCTCAACATCAGGTTGCGAAGCTGTACTGAACCGCTTAATGCCTCGACGAACACATCGGCGTCCAGCCGATAGGAAAAACCATCGCGGCAGGCCACGGCACGGTACGGCGTGGCGCTGTTGTTGCCGGTCAGATTCTGGCCGAACAAACCCTCGCTGCCCACCTGGGCACCCTCCAGCATCATGCCGTCGGACAGAACGTACTGAAGCGAGAGGATTGTCGTGGTCGGCAGATAGATGTGGTCGAAGTAGTCCCCCGGCTCGCAGAGGACGTGGCCGGACTGCAGGTGAACGAGCTGCAACCGGCTGAGCAGCGCCTCGCGTTGAGACGGAGGGAGCGTATTGGTTGCGGCAAGCAGGCGATTCGTGTCGTGCCGATGCGGTAATTCGATGATTTTGCTGGACCGCTTCGGCACGCAGTCAGGTTCACGGTAGGTCATGTTCGATCCTGAACGGATAAAGCAAAACCCTGCAATTAAAACAGGGTTTTATTTCGGCGATGGTGAATCGGGGATTTGCAGGGTAATTTTCGTGCTGACGTGATTTGAGATTTTATTTTTAGTCAGATGCTGCTATGCACCGAAGATAGCATGGATTGGTTTGGTTTTCGCTTTCTGAATAAATGATTTGACTAACGTTGACATTTTCCCTGTTCGGGACGCGCACGTGGAAATGTAAAAAATCATCAAATAATATCCGCTGCAGGAAAATCTTCTCGTTGAGTTCGGGGGTGCGCATGGCTCGACCGTAGATCGATGCTTGATCTGGGATCCCTGCTCGCATTTCGTTTCTATAGATATGATAAAAATCAATGACTTGAGATGGAAATGTTCGGTAGGTTACGTTCCGGTTGAAAACGGCGAAATTCAACCGTGAGACAGTTTTCATTCAGCGTGAAGAGCAGGATCTGGTTTGAAAAAACGCTCGTTAAGACACGTCGAAATTAACATTCGTGAATTGCTGTCGTGGTATTTATCAAGTGGATCGGTTTATATTTTAAAATCCGGTAAGGTATTTACTGTCGCAGTGATTGAGTATTGAAAGGCGGCCGTTTTTGACGTGATGTACACGAATGAGACACTTTTGAAAAACCGTGCCCATGATATTCGTTTAAATTCAGATGACATTTGCTATGCGGCCGGGCATTTGCTCTGGTTGGCACGCAACTCGCTTAGCTGTTGCACTTACGCCAAACCTGGATACGAACATGCCTTGTCACAGCGACGACCTTCGCTCGAATCATCTGCTCGGTGCCCTTCCCGAAGAAGATCTGCGCGCACTCGAACCGCTCCTCGAACTCGTGCGCGTACGAGATTCGCAACTGCTCTGCGATGCGGGTGTGCCCGCGACTTACATGTACTTCCCGACCACCGCGGTGATGTCGTTGCTGCACCTGAAAGAAGACGGGGCCATTGTCGAGATCGCAGCCGTCGGCAGGGAAGGGATGGTCGGCGTGCAGGCGCTGGCGGGCGGCGGTTCGCTGCCTGGCCGGGTGGAGGTACGTAGCGGCGGGATGGCGTATCGGATCGCGGTCCACGCTATTCGCAAGGAATGCGATCGATCGATGGGCATCTACCGCGTGATGGTGCTTTATATGCAGGCCCTGATGACGCAGATCGCTCAAAGCGCGCTGTGCACCAAACACCATTCGATCCGCCAGCAACTCTGCCGCTGGCTACTGGTTGCTCATGATCAGCTTGCCAGCGACGAGCTCAGCGTCACCCAGCAGATGATCGCGAACATGCTGGGTGTGCGGCGCGAAGGCGTGACGCAGGCGGCAGGCAAGCTCCACGACGCAGCACTGATCCGCCAGCGTCGCGGCAGGATCACCGTCGTGAACCGGCCGGGTCTGGAGGATTGCGCTTGCGAGTGCTACAGCATGATCCGCCGCGAGCTCGGTCGACTGTTGCCGCGCGAGCACGAGGTGGCCGCTAGTGGCCATCTTCCGCAGGCACTCGCCACCGTCGGGAAACCGTTGAGCTTTGACAGTCAATCTCGTTTGCTGCAGTCAAGTTAAGTTATCGGAACGAGAAATCATCATGTACGGAATCATCTCAAGACTATGCGACGTGTTGATGATCGTCGCGGGGGCGTGGCTGGCTCGCGGGATGCGCTTCAACGGCTCGCATGTCCTCAGCGGCGCGGAGCACATTCTGATCGTGCAATTGTGCGTGCTGGTATTGCTCGTATTTCCGCCGCTCGGCATTTATCGATCATGGCGCGGTCAGGCGCTGCACCGCATGATGTCGCGCGTGATGCTGGCGTGGACGATCGTCGGTGTGGTCGGACTGTGCGTCGTGTTCGCCCTGCATCTGACCGGCGACATATCGCGGCTCTGGTTCGGCCAGGCGTTTCTCACGACCGGCGTGCTGTTTCTTGCTGAACGTTTCGTTGTGCACGGCGTACAGCGCCATCTGCGGAAAAGCGGCAAGGATCAGCGCGCGGTGGTGATCGTGGGCGCGGGGAGCTATGGGCGCGCGGTGCTTGCCCAGTTGCAGGCAACGCCCTCCGCCGGCTTCAGGCCGATTTCCATGTTCGACGACGATGCCGGCGCGAGCGCGAGCCACAGCATCGCCGGCGTGCCGGTCATGACCGATTTCCGCGAGCTGCGACGGAGGGTGCGTGCGTGCGAGGTGGACGAAATGTGGCTGGCGTTGCCGCTGTCGCGTGAGCGCACCATTCAACGCATTGTGCGTGAGTTCCGCCACGACTTCGTGAACCTGCGTTTCCTGCCGGACGTTCGCAGTATGACGTTCCTGAATCGCTCCGTCGCCGAAGTACTGAACATGCCCGTTATCGACCTCGCTGCCAGTCCGCTGCAGCACCCGCAGTTATGGCCCAAGTTTCTGTTCGACCGCGTGTTCGCACTTGCAGTCCTGATTCCGATGCTGCCGCTGTTCATCGGGTTGGGTATCGCGGTGAAGCTGTCCTCGCCTGGCCCTGTGTTGTTCCGCCAGAAGCGTAAAGGTATCGACGGCCGCGAGTTCGAGATATTCAAGTTCCGCACGATGAAGGTTCATGGAGAGAGTCGCGGCGCCGTTCGCCAGGCATCGCGCAACGATTCGCGCATTACGAAAGTGGGGGCGTTTCTGAGGCGTACGTCGCTCGACGAACTGCCGCAGTTCCTCAACGTTCTGCTGGGACAGATGTCGGTGGTGGGACCCCGTCCGCACGCGATCGAACACGACGACTTATACAAGGACCTGGTTGACGGATATATGTACCGCTACAGGATTCGCCCGGGCATTACGGGTTGGGCGCAGGTCAACGGGTATCGCGGCGAAACGCGCAAAGTCGAGAAGATGGAAGCGCGTGTCAAGTTCGATCTGTTCTACATCCAGAACTGGACCTTCTGGTTCGACATCAAGATCATCCTCATCACGCTGGTAAAGGGGTTTGTCGGAAAGAACGCGTTTTGAAAAAGAACGTCGCGTCGTGGATTCCTGAACTCAGGACCTCGAAACCAGGAGAAATAAGGATGTTGAAGTTCCCCATCGTTGCGACCGTCGCTCTGACGGTCGCATTGTCGGGCTGCGCGCTCGCCCCCGGTCCGGCGCTCGATGCAAGCCGGATGCACGACGATCTGGCTAAGCCGACGGATACGTCGGTGTACGACGTCAAGCTGATCACGCCACAGTTGGTCTACGGGCTCAAGGAGGCGGACGAGGCCGACGCGCGTGCTCGCGAGGCGGGTATCCAGGCCGGCACGACGGAAGTACAGAGCGACTATCGCGTTGGATTCAACGATCTGATCGGCGTTACGGTCTGGCGGCATCCGGAGCTGGCGCTCGGGGGCGGTGAACAGACGCCATCCCCGGACGCCAGCGCGATGCAGGGGATCGGCGTGCTGGGTGGCAGCCAGCAACAAGGCGGAGCGTTTGCCGCCAACGGGGCCGGCGATGTCGACGCACAAGGTCAACGTGTGGCCGCGGACGGCACGATTTTCTTTCCGACCGTCGGGCGTGTGCGCGTTGGCGGAATGAGTACGGTGCAGATAGCGGCGCTCCTGCGCAACGCGCTGAAGGATCAAATCAAGGATCCGCAAATCGACGTCCGTGTGATCCAGTTCCGCAGCCAGCATATTCAGATTACCGGGGACGTGAAGAACCCCGGCCAACTGGCGCTTGTCGGCACACCCACCCGCGTTGTCGATGCGATCAGCCGCGCGGGCGGCGCCAATCCAGACGCGGATCTGCAACGGGTACTGGTTTCGCGCGCCGGTCAGGTCACGACGATCGACGTGACGCGAATTCTGACTCGCGGGGATATGCGCCAAAACATCGTGCTGCAGGCGAGTGACATCGTGAATGTGCCGGATCACACGCGCAACCGCGTGTTCGTCATGGGCGAGGTGCCGAAGCCGCAGACCCTGTATATGAGCCAGGGGCAACTGTCGCTCGCGGATGCGCTTTCGGCGGCAGGCAGTATCGACATCAATGGCGCCAATCCGCGGCAGATCATCGTGATCCGTCATCCGGACCCGGCACCTGGGCAGACTGGAGACGCGCAACGCGACCTGCAGGAAGGCATCAAGAAGGCGAGTTACCGTCCGGAACAGAACCGGCCGGAAATATTCCGGCTCGATATGACGCAGGTGGACGCGATCATGCTCGCGACCGAGTTCGATATGAAACCGCTGGATGTCGTCTATGTAGGAACGGCGTCGTCCGCACGCTTTAATCGCCTGCTTGCGCAGATCCTGCCGTCGGCGGAGTCGTTCTATCTGATGTGGTCGGTGACGCATAACTGAGCGTCGCGCCGTGCATTGAGAACGTCGTGAAATCCATAAAGTCAGGATCACCTGGCGGTGAGAAAGAGAGCATTGATGAAAGACCGATATGTGTCGCTCGGGCAAGACGTGGCTCTTCATTCTGAAACGACGTCGGCGGCTACGGTGGTCGATCGGGCGCGCAAGGCGGCCAATTTGCCAATTAAAGTCGCGATCAACGGCAAGTTTACGTCGCAGCGCCTGACTGGCGTGCAACGGGTGGCGCATGAGCTGACGTCCGCGCTGTCGCGCCTGTTGCCGGTGTACCAACGCCCCATGTTGCTGATGCCGCAAGACCGTCGCGACGAAGTGGTATTTGCCGGTGTTCCGCGTCGGGTCGTGCGTCGCTTTCGTGGCGTGCTCTGGGAACAACTGACGCTTCCGTTTGCGGCAAGCGGAACCACGTTACTGAGCTTGTGCAACGTGGGACCCATGCTCAAGCGCCGGCAGGTGCTGATGATTCACGACGCGGCTATTTTCGACCTGCCTGAGGGATATTCAGCCGGCTTCCGGCTCTGGTATCGCTTTGCATTCGCGCTGCTTAAGCGCAACGTGCGGCATATCGTGACCGTCTCCGCGTTTTCCAAGGCGCGCATTGTCGCCCGGATGGGCATCTCACCGGACAACATTTCGGTGGTACGGAACGGGGTCGATCACCTCGACCGGATTAGCAGCGACTATTCGATCCTCGAGCGCCTCAACGTGACCATGGACGGCTTCGTGTTGATCGTCGGGTCACTTGCACCGGGTAAGAACCTGGCGCGCGTCCTTGCAGCGATCGCGCTGCTGGAGCATGTACTCGGCGACGTGAAGTTCGTGATTGCCGGTGGCAATAACGTCAAGATATTCGGCACCGAGGGCGATCGCGCCCGAGAACCGGCGAAAAATATCGTCTGGGCGGGCTATCTGAGCGATGGCGAGTTGAAAGCGCTTTATGAAAACGCCGCCTGTTTTGTGTTTCCGTCGTTGTACGAGGGGTTCGGCTTGCCGCCCCTAGAAGCCATGTATTGCGGCTGTCCGGTGATCGCTTCCAGCGAGGGAGCGTTACCCGAGGTTTGCGGCGACGCCGCGCTCTATTGCGACGCGAGTTCGGTCGACGACATAGCCGCGAAGATCGCTTATCTGATGGGCGACGTCACCAGGCGCCATGCGATGTGTCTCAAAGGCAGGGAGCACGCGAAGCAGTTTCGCTGGAGCGACTCAGCGACCGAATTGCTGCGCGTGCTTCGTGAAATTGAATAGGGATGTGCTTGTCCCACGAGCGGGAACGGCCGGAAGAACATCGGAAAGGTGCAGATGAACGACAAGCGGAGAAGGACCTGCCTGCTGATCGCGATGGCGGCAGCGGTGGGTGGAATGATCTTGCCGGTGCGGCCCGTGTCGTCGGCACCGGTCATCGTGCTCGATAGTGCTGAGAAATCGGTTGCGCGGAATTACATCGAGCTGCCTGCGTTCGCGCGATCCCGTGCGAACACAGGGGTAGCCGTTCACGATATCGCTGACACGAAGCTGCTGGATGCGGTAAAGGATGTGGGGTTCTCGTTCATTCGCGCGGACCTGTTCTGGTCCGAAGTGGACACTAAAGACGGCTGGCAGTTTTCGAGGTACGACACGCTGGTGTCGGATCTTGCCGCGCGTGGATTGGGTGCGCTTTTTATCCTTGGCTATGGAAATGACCTGTATGGCCCGCATCAGCCTCCCACCACGCCTCTGCAGCTTGCCGGGTTTTCACGCTACGTTCATGAATCCGTGTCGCGCTATAGAGATGCCGATGTCCGCTTCGAAGTATGGAACGAGGAGGACAGCAAGTCGTTCTGGCTTACCGAGCCATCGCCGGCGGCGTACGGGCAATTGCTGAACACGGCCTTGAGGGCGGCGAAGTCCGCCAATCCGGACGCGGTCGTGGCAATGGGCGGTGTACAGCAGGTCAATCGGGATTTCATTCGCGCCGTCGGCAACGTTTGGCAGGTGGAGCCCGATGCGGTGAGCGTGCATCCGTATCGGCAGGAAGAGCCCGAGTCGGTATTTTCCGACTACCGTCATTTGAGCCAGGATCTGGCCGCCTATCGCAAGGTGCCGGCGATCTGGGCGACCGAATGGTCCTATCCGAGCTACGGTTACAGCTATGTCGCGGACATTGCGGACGGACATTCGCCGGAAGCTCGCGCACGGCAAGCCCGTTATGTGGTGCGACGGTTTCTGACCGACTGGATAGCGCAGATCGGTCTTACCGCGTATTACGACATCCGCAACGACGGAGCGAATCCGAAAAACATGGAAAACAACTTTGGACTTCTCGACTCGGATAACACAAGACTGCCCGCCTACGACGCAACGAAGTACCTGTTTTCCTTCACGAAAGACGTTACGCGTGCCCGGTACTTCATCGACATCCAGAACAAGTACGTGATTCTGAAATTGAATTCTCCGCACGCGACCCGCTATGTCGCGTGGTGCTACGGCAGGGGCAACGGTATCAGGCTGGATATCTCCCAACTGCCGGGCAACGCGCGAGCGACCGATATGTACGGCACTCGACTGGTGCCGGAAGGTGGTGCCGTGACGGCGCCCGAAACGTTAGGGCCGGTGTTCATCAGCGTGGCTTCATAGACGAACGCACCTGCTGTGCGGGAAGTGTCCTGCCGTGCAGGATGCCAATTGACAGGACGGCTGCGGTTCGAGCGGTCTCGGGTATCAACTTTTTATTGCAAGGGTCTGACATGGGCTTTCATCTGGAGCAGTCGTCTTCCTCCTCGTCGAGGAGAAGCGACGGGCTCCTCAATCTCTGGTGGAGCGCGGTTCGATACAAACGTCTGTTTGGAGCGATCACGGCGATATTTGTCGTCGCGGGCGGGATATATCTGATGCTGGCAACGCCGCAGTATCGGGCCGAAGCGCTCCTGCGTTTTCAGACCAAACCCGGTGCCGCGATCAGCGCGCTATCCGACGTCTCGGGCACGATCGAGGCGAATCCATCGGCGAGCGACGAAAGCGAGGTGCTGGCTTCGCGGCCTATCGTCAGCGAGGCTATCGTACAAACCGGTGCGGCTATAACGGTTCAGACGGAAACGTATTTTCCGTTGCTCGGCCGGCTGCTCGCTTCGCGATACCACGGCGCGACGGAGTTGGCGCCGCCGTTCCTCGGCTTGAAAAAATATGCATGGGGAGGAGAGCAGCTCAAGCTCGGCACTTTCACGTTGCCTTCCAATGTACTCGAAGAAAAATTCCGGATCGTCGCGGCCGAGGGGGATCGCTGGACCCTGTACGACGATGAAAACAAGACCCTTGCGCAAGGACGCGTAGCGCAGACCGTATCGTTTGCGGTGTCGACCGCTGACGGGGAGGCGCAAGCTCAGCTGCGCGTCGACATGCTGCGCGCGCGGCCTGGGGTCGCATTCGCGATTCGTCGGCTGTCGGACGAAGTGGCCTATAAGAGCGTTTCGGCTCGACTGAAGGCGGTGGTTTCCAGCCGCGACTCTTCGCTTCGCGAGCCGGCGATGCTGACACTCAGCTACCAGGCGGATACGCCTGACGGTGCGCAGTCGATGGTCAACACGATCGTGAAGACCTACCTGACGCGTGACGTGGAATATCGCTCCGGGCAGGCGCAACGAAATCTCGACTTTCTGCATCGGCGCCTTCCCGGACTGAAAACAGATCTGGAGAAAGCGGAGAACAAGCTCAACGATTTCCGTACGAAGACCGGGACGATCGATGTGGATCAGCAAGGTACAGCGCTGATTAGCCGCCTGAGTTCTCTGGAGGAGCATCAGACTGTGCTGCAACTGGCCCTCGACGGCCTGAACGACAGATATCAGCCGGGCAACCCGATCTATAAGACCGCGCTGGCGCAACTCAATCAGGTCAACAGCGAAATCGAAAAGACGTCGAGGATCGCCGCCAAGTTGCCGAGCACGCAACGCGAGTACGTGAGGTTGTCCCGTCAGGTCGCCGTGGCGACTCAGCTCTATACCAATGTCCTGACCAACTCGCAGCAACTGGAAGTGGCCGTGGCGAGTACGGCACCCGGTGCCAGCGTCGTGGAATGGGCGATAGCGCCGGAGAAACCGACGTGGCCGAGGAGGGGTATTGTGCTGTTGGGCTCGCTTCTTGGCGGATTGTTCGCGGCTACGTGTGCGGTTCATCTGATATCGCTCAAGCGGCGGGAACTGCGTACGCCGGAAGATATCGACGGTATTTCGTCGTTGCCTCGTCTCACGGTGGTCGCTGAATCCGCCGCTCAGCGCCTGCAGGTTAAGCAGATCGGCGAGTCATGCGGCGCGTCAGGGCCTATGCCGCTACTGCTGGGTATGACCAGTCCCACCGATCCGAGTATCGAAGCGCTGCGCTTGTTGCGCAGCAGTCTCAGGACCCTGCTGGCCCGCAATGACGAACCACGCAAAGGGGTGGTGATCCTCTTCACCGGACCGACTCAAGGTGTTGGGAACAGTTTTGTGGCATCTAATTTCGCTTATTTGCTGGCGGAAACGAAGGCTTCGGTACTCTTGATCGACGCCGACATGCGTCGAGGTAAGTCGAGCCAACTGCCGGAGAGACGACCCGGCGCCGGGCTCGCTGAAGTGCTCAACGGGGTGGCACGCATCAAGGATGTCATCGTCAGGTTAGGAGGGAGTCATCTGTCCATGCTGGGTGCGGGGATATCGACTACGCCGAATACGTCGGAGCTGCTGGAACAGGCCGAATACGGGAAGGTGCTCGCACAGCTTCGAGACCAGTACGATTTCATCGTGATCGACGCACCGCCGGTTTTGCCCACGAGCGACACGCTGACGCTCGCAGCCCAGGACTGCGATCTGGTACTGGTGGTTTCGCGCGCGGACTTCACGCGGGCGCATCAACTTGAAGAAACACTGCGTCGACTGGAAAACGCCGCAGCCAGGGTGATGGGTCACGTTTTTAACGGATTGCTGCCAAGCCGATATAGCGTGCGCGAAGCGTCCGGCTTCAGCGGTGCAAAGCGCTGATGCGCAGACACCGGGCGCCCCAGCCGGGGCTGGGGCTTGTGTCGCACTGCCCACTCGAGATGGGCAGTAGTGCCGCGGATCACTGAGCTTGCTGCGCGGCGATCACCGCTTTCATCGTCGCGTAACGCGGCTTCTGGGTCGTGCTGCTGGTGAGTAATCCAAACGTGCCGCTGGTGTCGTCATAGAGTTCGTACCAGTTGAAGCCGATCACGTTGTAAGTGGACTTCGCTGCCACGAGTTCCGGGATCGTCGTATTGATGTACGTTTGTGCCTGAGCCTCGCTAAGGTCATCGTTCGCGCCGATCTCGGTGAACATGATCGGCAGGTTGTAGCTCGCCTTCAACTGCGCGAGCACGTTGTAGGTGCCGGATACACCATGCGCGTTTTCAAAATCGCCGCCAGGCGAATACCAGTGCCATTGAATGATGTCGGGCGAGATCTTTGGGTGGCCCGTCGACCCGTCAGGCTGGGTACCCGTCATCAAGCCGTTCAGAAATCCAAAGTGCAGCCATCCCGACGTCGCGTTAGCAATGACTTTGGTGACGTGATGAGTATCGACGGAGCGCCAGCCGTCTTCCGCGCCCCGGAGCGCACCTCGCCAGATCGGGAAGGTCGCGTTATCGAAGTCCGAAATGCTCTCGCCGTCGCTCAGAACGGGCGTGTTGTGGCTGTCGATGTCGAATTCGTTGCCAAACTCGACCACCGGGATTCCCGCTAGCTGGGTCGCGGCGTAGGCCGCCATCGTATAGGCGTATGCGTACGCGCTGGCTTCGGTCGGCGTCGCGCCGTTCAGGGACGGATCGTTCCATGGGTAGGGGTCGATCATCGGCAGCACGGTGATACCTGAACCGAGAGCGGGTATCACCGTCGTCGCGAAGGCGGCTATCTGCTCGGTCGAGTACATGTCCTGCCGGTATCCGGACAGGCCAAGATTGGCGATGGCCGCGCCCTGGCTGGCGAGTGGCACGGAAGTGTATATGCCGCCCTGCACGTAATGCCCGTTGATGCCGAAGAACGGCAGGGCGACCGGCGCAGCGGCGACAATCGGCGTGCGTGGATCAGCGGATGCGGTCCAGTTGTTGTTTGCCCAGACCCACCAGAGGTTGGCTGCGTTCTGCTGATAGATCTTTCCTGCGTACCACAGGAGCAGCGTCACCTGACTCGTAAATCCGGCCGGCTGCCCGGCGCGATAGACGACTCCGCTTTTGACAGTCCAGACCGCAACGGAAGAGTCGACGATCGAGGCGGCCGGTGGAATGGCCGTACCGCTTAGCGAGACTCGGGTTTGAGCGTTGGCTACCGGCGACGTCACCGTCGCGGAGTTGGCCGTGGGCGGGGCGGCGGCGCCTTCATTTCCGCCGCCGCACCCGACCATCATCAGGCAGATCAACGTTGCGGCAATGCCGGGCGCTACCCAGGCGCGACTTATCAGGACTGCAGGGATGCCAGGCCAATGCGGTCTGGCATTGACTGGCGATAACGATGATGCCCAGATTGACGTGAAGCAATACCCAGAAATAGCACGAAACAGTTTCATGGCTGACTCCCGACAGTCCATGGAAATGCGTCATAGCGACGCGCTTGAGAATCGACCCGCGAATTGGGGCCGCAAACTCTTCGCTCGAATTTCGTTCGGGGCTGAATGATTGTGTCGTGCCGCTCGTGTGGCGAACGCCAGGTCGCGACAGTGCCTCCAGCGCGCATCCTGGTTCAGAGTGGCCATCGTTGTTACCAGGACAAAAGCGTCACTGGTGGAAGGCTAAGCGGTGCCCGTTGCGCTTTCGCCTCGGTGCAAAAACCCCGGGTTTATTGCTTATTTTGTTTTTAAATGCGCGGTGCTTTCTGCACTCGAAAAATAGTAGTCTTGCAGGATGAGTATATTCACGCGTTTTGAATAGTAAACGCGACAGAAGACCCGCGACGTCTTAGGACCTTGAGTCCCGGTCGCGGTCCTCGTGCATGGATCAAGGGGAGGGGTGCCTGGGCAGGCGGACTTCGTGATGAACGTCGGGGCGGGGGACGAGCGGGGAGGGAGCGGGGGAGAAGCGAGCTATTTCGCAGTCTGGCGCCGGTGAACGAGGGCCGGTACAGCGCTGATTGCATCCCCAACTTTGGTGAGAATCGGCGAAACGCCTAACGGCAGCAACACACCGGCAATCGTGCAGACCGGCAACATGAAATACGGATTTCGGATCCCCGCTTTCAACAGCACGATGCGCATGCCGGACACAGCCATGATATGCAGGACATAGATAGGCATCGAACGCCGG
This genomic stretch from Paraburkholderia bryophila harbors:
- a CDS encoding Crp/Fnr family transcriptional regulator, with the translated sequence MTYREPDCVPKRSSKIIELPHRHDTNRLLAATNTLPPSQREALLSRLQLVHLQSGHVLCEPGDYFDHIYLPTTTILSLQYVLSDGMMLEGAQVGSEGLFGQNLTGNNSATPYRAVACRDGFSYRLDADVFVEALSGSVQLRNLMLSCIQFQTAQIAQVSFCSRHHLLKKQLCRWLILAYDRSRSVEIKVTHNMLAQMLGVWRETISDAASELQKMGLIHQHRSSIILADLHGLDAQACGCHKSIRQELNRIFPDNVRAAMGLRLGEHHSG
- a CDS encoding Crp/Fnr family transcriptional regulator produces the protein MPCHSDDLRSNHLLGALPEEDLRALEPLLELVRVRDSQLLCDAGVPATYMYFPTTAVMSLLHLKEDGAIVEIAAVGREGMVGVQALAGGGSLPGRVEVRSGGMAYRIAVHAIRKECDRSMGIYRVMVLYMQALMTQIAQSALCTKHHSIRQQLCRWLLVAHDQLASDELSVTQQMIANMLGVRREGVTQAAGKLHDAALIRQRRGRITVVNRPGLEDCACECYSMIRRELGRLLPREHEVAASGHLPQALATVGKPLSFDSQSRLLQSS
- a CDS encoding undecaprenyl-phosphate glucose phosphotransferase; amino-acid sequence: MYGIISRLCDVLMIVAGAWLARGMRFNGSHVLSGAEHILIVQLCVLVLLVFPPLGIYRSWRGQALHRMMSRVMLAWTIVGVVGLCVVFALHLTGDISRLWFGQAFLTTGVLFLAERFVVHGVQRHLRKSGKDQRAVVIVGAGSYGRAVLAQLQATPSAGFRPISMFDDDAGASASHSIAGVPVMTDFRELRRRVRACEVDEMWLALPLSRERTIQRIVREFRHDFVNLRFLPDVRSMTFLNRSVAEVLNMPVIDLAASPLQHPQLWPKFLFDRVFALAVLIPMLPLFIGLGIAVKLSSPGPVLFRQKRKGIDGREFEIFKFRTMKVHGESRGAVRQASRNDSRITKVGAFLRRTSLDELPQFLNVLLGQMSVVGPRPHAIEHDDLYKDLVDGYMYRYRIRPGITGWAQVNGYRGETRKVEKMEARVKFDLFYIQNWTFWFDIKIILITLVKGFVGKNAF
- a CDS encoding polysaccharide biosynthesis/export family protein; this translates as MLKFPIVATVALTVALSGCALAPGPALDASRMHDDLAKPTDTSVYDVKLITPQLVYGLKEADEADARAREAGIQAGTTEVQSDYRVGFNDLIGVTVWRHPELALGGGEQTPSPDASAMQGIGVLGGSQQQGGAFAANGAGDVDAQGQRVAADGTIFFPTVGRVRVGGMSTVQIAALLRNALKDQIKDPQIDVRVIQFRSQHIQITGDVKNPGQLALVGTPTRVVDAISRAGGANPDADLQRVLVSRAGQVTTIDVTRILTRGDMRQNIVLQASDIVNVPDHTRNRVFVMGEVPKPQTLYMSQGQLSLADALSAAGSIDINGANPRQIIVIRHPDPAPGQTGDAQRDLQEGIKKASYRPEQNRPEIFRLDMTQVDAIMLATEFDMKPLDVVYVGTASSARFNRLLAQILPSAESFYLMWSVTHN
- a CDS encoding glycosyltransferase family 4 protein, encoding MKDRYVSLGQDVALHSETTSAATVVDRARKAANLPIKVAINGKFTSQRLTGVQRVAHELTSALSRLLPVYQRPMLLMPQDRRDEVVFAGVPRRVVRRFRGVLWEQLTLPFAASGTTLLSLCNVGPMLKRRQVLMIHDAAIFDLPEGYSAGFRLWYRFAFALLKRNVRHIVTVSAFSKARIVARMGISPDNISVVRNGVDHLDRISSDYSILERLNVTMDGFVLIVGSLAPGKNLARVLAAIALLEHVLGDVKFVIAGGNNVKIFGTEGDRAREPAKNIVWAGYLSDGELKALYENAACFVFPSLYEGFGLPPLEAMYCGCPVIASSEGALPEVCGDAALYCDASSVDDIAAKIAYLMGDVTRRHAMCLKGREHAKQFRWSDSATELLRVLREIE
- a CDS encoding glycosyl hydrolase family 5, which translates into the protein MNDKRRRTCLLIAMAAAVGGMILPVRPVSSAPVIVLDSAEKSVARNYIELPAFARSRANTGVAVHDIADTKLLDAVKDVGFSFIRADLFWSEVDTKDGWQFSRYDTLVSDLAARGLGALFILGYGNDLYGPHQPPTTPLQLAGFSRYVHESVSRYRDADVRFEVWNEEDSKSFWLTEPSPAAYGQLLNTALRAAKSANPDAVVAMGGVQQVNRDFIRAVGNVWQVEPDAVSVHPYRQEEPESVFSDYRHLSQDLAAYRKVPAIWATEWSYPSYGYSYVADIADGHSPEARARQARYVVRRFLTDWIAQIGLTAYYDIRNDGANPKNMENNFGLLDSDNTRLPAYDATKYLFSFTKDVTRARYFIDIQNKYVILKLNSPHATRYVAWCYGRGNGIRLDISQLPGNARATDMYGTRLVPEGGAVTAPETLGPVFISVAS
- a CDS encoding AAA family ATPase, whose product is MGFHLEQSSSSSSRRSDGLLNLWWSAVRYKRLFGAITAIFVVAGGIYLMLATPQYRAEALLRFQTKPGAAISALSDVSGTIEANPSASDESEVLASRPIVSEAIVQTGAAITVQTETYFPLLGRLLASRYHGATELAPPFLGLKKYAWGGEQLKLGTFTLPSNVLEEKFRIVAAEGDRWTLYDDENKTLAQGRVAQTVSFAVSTADGEAQAQLRVDMLRARPGVAFAIRRLSDEVAYKSVSARLKAVVSSRDSSLREPAMLTLSYQADTPDGAQSMVNTIVKTYLTRDVEYRSGQAQRNLDFLHRRLPGLKTDLEKAENKLNDFRTKTGTIDVDQQGTALISRLSSLEEHQTVLQLALDGLNDRYQPGNPIYKTALAQLNQVNSEIEKTSRIAAKLPSTQREYVRLSRQVAVATQLYTNVLTNSQQLEVAVASTAPGASVVEWAIAPEKPTWPRRGIVLLGSLLGGLFAATCAVHLISLKRRELRTPEDIDGISSLPRLTVVAESAAQRLQVKQIGESCGASGPMPLLLGMTSPTDPSIEALRLLRSSLRTLLARNDEPRKGVVILFTGPTQGVGNSFVASNFAYLLAETKASVLLIDADMRRGKSSQLPERRPGAGLAEVLNGVARIKDVIVRLGGSHLSMLGAGISTTPNTSELLEQAEYGKVLAQLRDQYDFIVIDAPPVLPTSDTLTLAAQDCDLVLVVSRADFTRAHQLEETLRRLENAAARVMGHVFNGLLPSRYSVREASGFSGAKR